In Streptomyces thermolilacinus SPC6, a single genomic region encodes these proteins:
- a CDS encoding sensor histidine kinase, translating to MEQQTGGVGTLTARVQSVLHRVRAFDRRRPLVWDAALTGFFVLAALIDARGGWRNIAADPDVPPDLVVALSLVLSVPLLWRRRSPLAVLLVMAPAALVSQWTGALLQAALIQLVVVFNMALRLPLRRLWWALALLVPPLVVGAVRFPRGSWDQLIVAPLWAYALVALGAVVVRTRQEYTASLVERARRLEVERDQQARLAAAAERARIAREMHDIIGHNLSVITGLADGGRYAAAKSPERAAQALDGIATTSRQALTELRRLLGVLRDEPPAPGSPPELSPQPALADLDQLLEGVRAAGLPVRFTVRGDPAPLPPGRQLTVYRVVQEALTNTLKHAGPGATASVEVSYEGGAGVAVSVTDSGPALRGAAPAGGDRPGGRGLTGMRERAALYDGTLEAGPVPAPSGGWRVHLSLPKDSVT from the coding sequence ATGGAACAACAGACGGGCGGCGTCGGGACGTTGACGGCACGGGTGCAGTCGGTGCTGCACCGGGTGCGGGCGTTCGACCGGCGCCGCCCGCTCGTGTGGGACGCGGCTCTGACGGGCTTCTTCGTGCTGGCCGCGCTGATCGACGCGCGGGGCGGGTGGCGGAACATCGCCGCGGACCCGGACGTGCCGCCCGACCTGGTGGTGGCGTTGAGCCTGGTGCTGTCGGTGCCGCTGCTGTGGCGCCGCCGGAGCCCGCTGGCGGTCCTGTTGGTGATGGCCCCGGCGGCGCTGGTCAGCCAGTGGACGGGGGCGCTGCTCCAGGCGGCGCTGATCCAGCTCGTGGTCGTGTTCAACATGGCGCTGCGGCTCCCGCTGCGCCGGTTGTGGTGGGCGCTGGCGCTGCTGGTGCCGCCGCTGGTGGTGGGCGCGGTGCGGTTCCCGCGGGGCTCCTGGGATCAGTTGATCGTCGCGCCGTTGTGGGCGTACGCGCTGGTGGCGCTGGGCGCGGTGGTCGTGCGGACGCGGCAGGAGTACACGGCGTCGCTGGTGGAGCGGGCACGCCGGCTGGAGGTGGAGCGCGACCAGCAGGCCCGGCTGGCGGCCGCGGCGGAGCGGGCCCGTATCGCGCGGGAGATGCACGACATCATCGGCCACAACCTGTCGGTGATCACGGGCCTGGCGGACGGCGGCCGGTACGCGGCGGCGAAGTCGCCGGAGCGGGCGGCGCAGGCGCTGGACGGTATCGCGACGACGAGCCGTCAGGCCCTGACGGAGCTGCGCCGCCTGCTGGGTGTCCTGCGCGACGAGCCGCCCGCCCCGGGTTCGCCCCCGGAGCTTTCCCCGCAGCCGGCGCTCGCCGATCTGGACCAGCTCCTGGAGGGCGTACGGGCGGCCGGCCTGCCGGTGCGCTTCACCGTCCGCGGTGACCCCGCGCCCCTGCCGCCGGGCCGTCAGCTGACGGTGTACCGGGTGGTGCAGGAGGCCCTGACGAACACGCTGAAGCACGCGGGCCCGGGCGCGACGGCGTCGGTGGAGGTGTCGTACGAGGGCGGGGCGGGTGTCGCGGTCTCGGTGACCGACTCGGGCCCGGCCTTGCGGGGTGCGGCCCCGGCTGGCGGTGACCGCCCCGGGGGCCGGGGTCTGACGGGCATGCGGGAGCGTGCCGCGCTGTACGACGGGACGCTCGAAGCCGGTCCTGTGCCCGCCCCGTCGGGGGGCTGGCGTGTCCATCTGTCTCTGCCGAAGGATTCCGTGACGTGA
- a CDS encoding response regulator has protein sequence MTTVLIVDDQPLQRFGFRMLLESQDDVVVAGEAGTGAEAVRLAAELRPDVALMDIRMPGMDGIEATRRIVASGGRTRVLILTTFDLDEYAYAGLRAGASGFLLKDAQPEDVLSGVRAVASGDAVVAPRLTRRLLDAYARHLPTVPGAAPAPDPRLASLTEREREILTVIGRGWTNTEIAERFHLAESTVKTHVGRILAKTGSRDRVQAVILAYDTRLVRPES, from the coding sequence GTGACGACCGTGCTCATCGTGGACGACCAGCCGTTGCAGCGGTTCGGTTTCCGCATGCTCCTGGAGAGCCAGGACGACGTGGTGGTGGCCGGTGAGGCCGGGACGGGTGCGGAGGCGGTGCGTCTGGCGGCCGAGCTGCGCCCGGATGTGGCGCTGATGGACATCCGCATGCCGGGCATGGACGGGATCGAGGCGACGCGCCGGATCGTGGCGTCGGGCGGCCGGACGCGGGTGCTGATCCTCACGACGTTCGATCTGGACGAGTACGCGTACGCGGGGCTGCGGGCCGGCGCGAGCGGGTTCCTGCTGAAGGACGCCCAGCCGGAGGACGTCCTGTCGGGCGTACGGGCGGTGGCGTCGGGCGACGCGGTGGTGGCGCCGCGGCTGACGCGACGGCTGCTGGACGCGTACGCCCGGCATTTGCCGACGGTGCCGGGGGCGGCGCCCGCACCGGACCCGCGGCTGGCGTCGCTGACGGAGCGGGAGCGGGAGATCCTCACGGTGATCGGCCGGGGCTGGACGAACACGGAGATCGCCGAGCGGTTCCACCTGGCCGAGTCGACGGTGAAGACCCATGTGGGCCGCATCCTGGCGAAGACGGGGTCGAGGGACCGGGTGCAGGCGGTGATCCTGGCGTACGACACCCGCCTGGTGCGCCCGGAGTCGTAG